From Brochothrix thermosphacta DSM 20171 = FSL F6-1036, a single genomic window includes:
- a CDS encoding putative DNA-binding protein, whose amino-acid sequence MLEKTTRINMLFAFYQPLLTAKQSEYMTLYYEDDYSLGEIAEEYEISRQAVYDNIKRTVKILETYEEKLGLVAVFKKQNDIVTGLRHQITENQWEDPKVTALLNELDEINLY is encoded by the coding sequence ATGCTTGAAAAAACAACGCGTATCAATATGCTTTTCGCCTTTTATCAACCTTTGCTAACAGCAAAACAAAGCGAGTACATGACGCTGTACTATGAGGATGATTATTCGCTTGGAGAAATCGCTGAAGAGTATGAAATCTCACGCCAAGCGGTTTACGATAACATTAAACGAACGGTGAAAATTCTTGAAACTTATGAAGAAAAACTGGGGCTTGTTGCTGTCTTTAAAAAGCAAAACGATATTGTCACAGGTTTAAGGCATCAAATCACTGAAAATCAGTGGGAAGATCCTAAAGTAACTGCTCTATTAAACGAACTTGATGAAATTAACTTATATTAG
- the ffh gene encoding signal recognition particle protein, which yields MAFEGLSERLQNTIQRMRGKGKISEADVKEMMREVRLALLEADVNFKVVKNFVKTVGERAIGQDVMSSLTPGQQVVKIVNEELTDLMGGEESKLTMSTQPPTVLMMVGLQGAGKTTTTGKLASLLRKKYNKKPLLVAADVYRPAAIQQLETLGKQLDMPVFSMGDQVSPVEIAKKAIEHAKAEHLDYVLIDTAGRLHVDEALMTELVEVKEIAKPDDILLVVDAMTGQDAVNVAQNFNETLELTGVVLTKLDGDTRGGAALSIRSVTGKPIKFVGMGEKLDALEPFHPDRMASRILGMGDVMSLIEKAQANVDEEKAMELANKMKDNSMTFDDFLEQLQQVKQMGPLDDLLKMIPGMNKMKGVENMSIDDKQMAHIEAIIKSMTTKERTDPTLLNASRRRRIATGSGRPVQEVNKLVKQFDEMKKMMKQMSGMGGKKGKKNPLAGLGGNFKLPF from the coding sequence ATGGCTTTTGAAGGATTGTCAGAACGATTACAGAATACGATACAAAGAATGCGTGGAAAAGGTAAGATTAGTGAAGCAGACGTTAAAGAGATGATGCGTGAGGTACGCCTTGCATTGCTTGAAGCGGATGTTAACTTTAAAGTTGTTAAAAACTTTGTTAAAACAGTAGGAGAGCGTGCGATTGGCCAGGATGTCATGAGCAGCTTAACACCAGGTCAGCAAGTCGTTAAAATCGTTAATGAAGAACTGACTGACTTAATGGGTGGGGAAGAAAGCAAGCTCACAATGAGCACACAACCTCCAACCGTATTAATGATGGTTGGTTTACAAGGTGCTGGTAAAACAACGACGACAGGTAAATTAGCTTCGTTATTACGTAAAAAATACAATAAGAAACCATTATTAGTTGCTGCCGATGTTTATCGTCCAGCTGCGATTCAACAACTTGAAACACTAGGGAAACAACTGGATATGCCTGTATTTAGTATGGGAGATCAAGTGAGTCCCGTTGAGATTGCTAAAAAAGCAATTGAACATGCTAAAGCGGAACATTTAGATTACGTTTTAATCGATACAGCAGGTCGCCTGCATGTTGATGAAGCATTAATGACTGAATTAGTTGAAGTGAAAGAAATAGCGAAACCTGATGATATTTTACTTGTTGTCGATGCGATGACAGGTCAAGATGCAGTGAATGTTGCACAAAACTTCAACGAAACACTTGAATTAACAGGTGTAGTATTAACAAAATTAGACGGGGATACTCGTGGTGGGGCAGCATTATCAATCCGCTCTGTTACTGGGAAGCCAATCAAATTCGTTGGTATGGGTGAAAAACTGGATGCGTTAGAACCTTTCCATCCTGATCGTATGGCATCACGTATATTAGGTATGGGTGACGTTATGAGCTTGATTGAAAAAGCACAAGCTAACGTTGATGAAGAAAAAGCAATGGAATTAGCGAATAAAATGAAAGATAATTCAATGACATTCGATGATTTCTTAGAACAATTGCAACAAGTTAAACAAATGGGACCATTAGATGATTTATTAAAAATGATTCCAGGTATGAACAAAATGAAAGGCGTCGAAAACATGTCGATTGATGACAAACAAATGGCGCACATCGAAGCAATCATCAAATCAATGACAACGAAAGAACGTACAGATCCAACGTTGTTAAATGCAAGTCGTCGTCGCCGTATTGCAACTGGGAGTGGACGTCCTGTGCAAGAAGTGAATAAACTTGTTAAACAATTTGATGAAATGAAAAAAATGATGAAACAAATGAGTGGAATGGGCGGTAAAAAAGGTAAAAAGAATCCTTTAGCAGGCCTTGGTGGCAATTTTAAACTGCCATTTTAA
- the rpsP gene encoding 30S ribosomal protein S16, protein MAVKIRLKRMGSRKSPFYRVVVADSRSPRDGRYIETVGTFNPLTQPETVVINEESVLSWLSKGAQPSDTVRTLLSSKGILEKFHNAKYSK, encoded by the coding sequence ATGGCAGTTAAGATTCGTTTAAAACGTATGGGTTCTCGTAAATCTCCTTTCTACCGTGTCGTAGTAGCAGACTCACGTTCACCACGTGATGGTCGTTACATCGAAACAGTTGGGACATTTAATCCTTTAACTCAACCAGAAACAGTTGTAATTAATGAAGAATCTGTTTTATCATGGTTAAGCAAAGGTGCGCAACCTTCTGATACAGTTCGTACTTTATTATCATCAAAAGGAATTTTAGAAAAATTCCACAACGCTAAATACTCTAAATAA
- a CDS encoding YlqD family protein, whose protein sequence is MNILQRIQVKRVLTTEALEHIQESFDLKKKQLQMEIEQLKFQQKKQLHLSKQPEDKITAYFVNEIEKREEQLAIIVYEGDQLNILPLGSEIIEREVEALVPIKVGDQGSSIQTNKEIVIKDDIIIEIRTR, encoded by the coding sequence ATGAATATTTTGCAACGTATCCAAGTCAAGCGAGTCTTAACAACGGAAGCGCTTGAACATATTCAAGAATCTTTTGATCTGAAAAAAAAGCAACTTCAAATGGAAATTGAACAATTGAAATTTCAACAGAAGAAACAGCTTCACCTTTCTAAACAACCAGAAGATAAAATTACAGCCTACTTTGTTAATGAAATAGAAAAACGAGAAGAACAACTTGCTATCATTGTTTATGAAGGCGATCAACTCAATATATTACCCCTCGGTTCTGAAATTATCGAACGGGAAGTTGAAGCGTTGGTGCCGATTAAAGTGGGTGACCAAGGGTCGTCAATCCAAACAAATAAAGAAATCGTGATTAAAGACGATATTATAATAGAAATTAGAACGAGGTGA
- the rimM gene encoding ribosome maturation factor RimM (Essential for efficient processing of 16S rRNA) yields the protein MTEYLNVGKIVNTHGVQGELRVMSVTDFAEERFQVGNELTMFKPGETKPTKVKILTHRQHKNFDLITLENVYNLKLAEELKNSELKIEKDRVQALPEGEYYYHEILGCVVFAEDGSKIGEVKEVLETGANDVWVVKDAKGKDQLIPFIPSIVLEVDVAEKRIVIEVIEGLLS from the coding sequence ATGACAGAATATTTGAATGTAGGTAAGATTGTTAATACGCACGGTGTTCAAGGTGAATTACGTGTGATGAGTGTGACCGATTTTGCTGAAGAACGTTTCCAAGTGGGTAATGAATTAACAATGTTTAAACCAGGTGAAACAAAACCGACGAAAGTTAAAATTTTAACACACCGTCAACACAAAAACTTTGATTTGATTACACTGGAAAATGTGTATAACTTAAAATTAGCTGAGGAACTTAAAAACAGCGAACTCAAAATTGAAAAAGATCGTGTACAAGCATTGCCAGAAGGCGAATATTACTACCATGAAATTTTAGGATGCGTTGTTTTTGCTGAAGACGGCTCTAAAATTGGTGAAGTTAAAGAAGTTTTAGAAACAGGTGCCAACGATGTCTGGGTTGTAAAAGATGCCAAAGGGAAAGATCAGTTAATTCCATTTATCCCATCAATCGTATTAGAAGTTGATGTTGCTGAAAAACGTATTGTGATTGAAGTGATAGAAGGGCTGTTAAGCTAA
- the trmD gene encoding tRNA (guanosine(37)-N1)-methyltransferase TrmD: protein MKIDILTLFPEMFKGVTESSIIKNAIEKKLVDVTANDFRPFSTHRQGHVDDYPYGGGAGMLLMAQPLFDAVAHLKKDEVKPRVILLDPAGVPYTQKLAEELAQEEQLIMICGHYEGYDERIREHLVTDEISIGDYILTGGEVGAMAIMDSVVRLLPGALGNDESAITDSFSTGLLEHPHYTRPAEFRGLEVPSILTSGHHANIERWRHEESLRRTAVRRPDLLEVYPLTDEDRAFLKAENLFEAKETNI, encoded by the coding sequence ATGAAAATTGATATCCTTACGCTATTTCCAGAGATGTTTAAAGGTGTCACTGAATCATCAATTATCAAAAATGCGATTGAAAAAAAGTTGGTCGATGTAACGGCGAATGATTTTCGTCCTTTTTCGACACATCGCCAAGGTCATGTGGATGATTATCCTTATGGTGGTGGCGCAGGGATGCTCTTAATGGCACAGCCATTATTTGACGCTGTAGCGCATTTGAAAAAAGATGAGGTAAAACCCCGCGTTATCTTGCTGGACCCCGCAGGTGTGCCTTATACGCAGAAATTAGCGGAAGAACTTGCACAAGAAGAACAATTAATTATGATTTGTGGGCATTATGAAGGTTATGATGAACGTATTCGCGAGCATCTAGTAACAGATGAAATCTCAATCGGTGATTATATCTTAACAGGTGGCGAAGTTGGTGCAATGGCGATTATGGATAGTGTGGTGCGTTTGTTACCAGGTGCATTAGGTAATGATGAATCTGCTATTACTGATTCATTTTCAACTGGTTTACTGGAACACCCACACTACACGCGCCCAGCAGAGTTTCGTGGGTTAGAAGTGCCTAGTATCTTAACAAGCGGCCATCATGCTAATATCGAACGCTGGCGCCATGAGGAATCATTACGCCGTACAGCAGTGCGACGCCCTGATTTATTGGAAGTTTATCCATTAACTGATGAAGACCGAGCCTTTTTAAAAGCAGAAAACCTTTTTGAAGCTAAAGAAACAAACATATAA
- the rplS gene encoding 50S ribosomal protein L19, whose amino-acid sequence MHILDEITKGQLRTDVPDFRPGDTVIVHAKVVEGTRERIQLFEGVVIKRRGAGISETFTVRKISYGVGVERTFPVHTPRIAKLEVKRHGKVRRAKLYYLRELRGKAARIKEVRR is encoded by the coding sequence ATGCATATTCTTGATGAAATTACTAAAGGTCAATTGCGTACTGATGTACCGGATTTCCGTCCTGGTGACACTGTCATCGTACACGCGAAAGTTGTCGAAGGAACACGCGAACGTATCCAACTTTTTGAAGGTGTGGTTATTAAACGTCGTGGTGCTGGAATCAGCGAAACTTTCACTGTTCGTAAAATTTCTTACGGCGTAGGTGTTGAGCGTACATTCCCTGTACACACTCCACGTATTGCTAAATTAGAAGTTAAACGTCACGGTAAAGTACGTCGTGCTAAATTGTACTACTTACGTGAATTACGTGGTAAAGCTGCACGTATCAAAGAAGTTCGTCGCTAA